The proteins below come from a single Macaca fascicularis isolate 582-1 chromosome 9, T2T-MFA8v1.1 genomic window:
- the ACADSB gene encoding short/branched chain specific acyl-CoA dehydrogenase, mitochondrial isoform X2, producing the protein MMIKSSVKKFAQEQIAPLVSTMDENSKMEKSIIQGLFQQGLMGIEVDPKYGGTGASFLSTVIVIEELAKVDASVAVFCEVQNTLINTMIRKHGTEEQKATYLPQLTTEKVGSFCLSEAGAGSDSFALKTRADKEGDYYVLNGSKMWVSSAEYAGLFLVMANVDPTIGYKGITTFIVDRDTPGLHIGKPENKLGLRASSTCPLTFENVKVPEAKILGQVGHGYKYAIGSLNEGRIGIAAQMLGLAQGCFDYTIPYIKERMQFGKRLFDFQGLQHQVAHMATQLEAARLLTYNAARLLEAGKPFIKEASMAKYYASEIAGQTTSKCIEWMGGVGYTKDYPVEKYFRDAKIGTIYEGASNIQLNTIAKHIDAEY; encoded by the exons TTAAAAAATTTGCTCAGGAACAAATTGCACCTTTGGTTTCAACCATGGATGAAAATTCGAAAATGGAGAAATCAATAATACAAGGATTATTTCAACAAGgg ttgaTGGGTATTGAAGTTGACCCAAAATATGGAGGTACAGGAGCTTCATTTTTATCCACTGTGATCGTGATAGAGGAATTAGCCAAAGTTGATGCATCTGTGGCTGTCTTTTGTGAGGTCCAGAACACACTCATTAACACAATGATTAGAAAACATGGAACAGAAGAACAAAAGGCCACCTATTTGCCTCAGCTCACTACAGAAAAA GTAGGAAGTTTCTGCCTCTCAGAGGCTGGAGCAGGTAGTGACTCATTTGCTTTGAAGACCAGAGCTGATAAAGAGGGAGATTATTATGTTCTCAATGGATCAAAGATGTGGGTCAGCAGTGCTGAGTACGCGGGGCTCTTTCTGGTGATGGCGAATGTAGACCCTACCATT GGATATAAGGGAATTACCACCTTCATAGTAGATCGTGATACTCCGGGCCTTCATATCGGGAAACCTGAAAACAAATTGGGGCTCAGAGCTTCTTCCACCTGCCCATTAACATTCGAAAATGTCAAG GTTCCAGAAGCCAAGATCTTGGGACAAGTTGGGCATGGCTATAAGTATGCCATAGGGAGTCTTAATGAAGGTAGAATAGGAATCGCTGCACAG ATGCTGGGACTGGCACAAGGATGTTTTGACTATACAATTCCATATATTAAAGAAAGGATGCAATTTGGCAAACGACTGTTTGATTTTCAG GGCCTCCAACACCAAGTGGCTCACATGGCCACCCAGCTGGAAGCTGCAAGATTACTAACATACAACGCTGCTAGGCTTTTAGAAGCTGGAAAGCCATTCATAAAAGAAGCATCAATGGCCAAATACTATGCATcagag ATTGCAGGACAAACAACCAGTAAATGTATCGAGTGGATGGGGGGAGTAGGCTACACCAAAGATTACCCTGTGGAGAAATACTTCCGAGATGCAAAgattg GTACGATATATGAAGGAGCTTCCAACATCCAGTTGAACACCATTGCAAAGCATATCGATGCAGAATACTGA